One window of the candidate division TA06 bacterium genome contains the following:
- a CDS encoding tetratricopeptide repeat protein, translating into MKKYLVLVAVIILAVVSCGPVFVAIRRTEKPRLDIPAIKRVAVVDFVDPYNRNLGPGVGNVLVSKLAEQGYYEMVEREKIQSVMSEHKFNLTGAVDPGTVKQLGGLLGVDAIITGEILAYKVETSKRMEKVERKEGTGRYEEVERKNIFTGKKYKVKEEIMKTVLVDEERTTKSGTVSINYRLIDIASGKVAASKSQSASYNKWFKDNVPGDDQILSGLLTAVTDSFVGDISPHYVNVTKRLLKSKADPSQIGAKYAKAGDWQRAVEIWERSAASLPGDPGLWHNIGVAYEALGSYDKALESYKKASDLDPANEMYIQDQAGVRNAYRRGLAQ; encoded by the coding sequence ATGAAGAAATATCTGGTTTTAGTTGCAGTCATTATTCTGGCGGTAGTTTCCTGCGGGCCAGTCTTCGTGGCCATCCGCCGGACCGAAAAGCCCAGGCTGGACATCCCGGCCATCAAGCGGGTGGCGGTGGTGGACTTCGTGGACCCTTACAACCGGAACCTGGGGCCGGGAGTGGGCAACGTGCTGGTCTCCAAGCTGGCCGAACAGGGCTATTACGAGATGGTGGAGCGGGAGAAAATCCAGTCGGTGATGTCCGAGCACAAGTTCAACCTGACCGGAGCGGTGGACCCCGGCACGGTCAAACAACTGGGCGGCCTGCTGGGGGTGGACGCCATCATCACCGGCGAGATACTGGCCTACAAGGTGGAGACCTCCAAACGGATGGAGAAGGTGGAGCGCAAGGAAGGAACCGGCCGCTACGAGGAAGTGGAAAGGAAGAACATTTTCACCGGCAAAAAATACAAGGTCAAGGAAGAGATCATGAAAACAGTGCTGGTGGACGAAGAACGGACCACCAAGAGCGGCACGGTCTCCATCAACTACCGGCTGATAGACATCGCTTCCGGCAAGGTGGCGGCCAGCAAGTCCCAGTCGGCCAGCTACAACAAGTGGTTCAAGGATAATGTCCCCGGCGACGACCAGATCCTTAGCGGATTGCTGACCGCGGTTACCGACTCCTTCGTGGGCGACATCTCCCCTCATTATGTGAATGTCACCAAAAGGCTGCTTAAAAGCAAAGCCGACCCCAGCCAGATCGGCGCCAAGTACGCCAAGGCCGGAGACTGGCAGCGGGCGGTTGAGATCTGGGAACGTTCGGCGGCATCCCTGCCCGGGGATCCGGGGTTATGGCACAATATCGGCGTGGCCTACGAAGCTCTGGGAAGCTACGACAAGGCCCTGGAATCCTACAAAAAGGCCTCGGACCTTGATCCCGCCAATGAGATGTATATCCAGGACCAGGCCGGAGTGCGGAATGCCTACCGCCGGGGATTGGCGCAGTAG
- a CDS encoding FecR domain-containing protein, giving the protein MIGIIKKQTGMLWLLAAVLLACLTVTAVQLTAKATPVAKISFVVGDVKTQKPQKDSWKKVTFDQPLAAGEKVKSTEDARAEIAFSDGSIIRVDANTQLAIDELKKDSKKGLTASGKVWSGKVWANVNKVSKKSKFELESPTAVAAVRGTIYRMSVMPDSSTKVAVYQGEVKVEVNPDFFANQKKKQGGREGEIEGPQEIAGPREVKLEQWVQIVKAQMEITINADGTYGIVNFNPIIDSQDEWVRWNQERDQKLGRKQ; this is encoded by the coding sequence GTGATCGGAATTATTAAAAAACAAACCGGTATGTTGTGGCTGTTGGCGGCGGTCTTACTGGCCTGCCTGACTGTTACCGCGGTGCAGCTTACCGCCAAGGCCACCCCGGTGGCCAAGATCTCGTTCGTGGTGGGCGACGTCAAGACCCAGAAGCCGCAAAAGGACAGTTGGAAGAAAGTGACCTTTGACCAGCCGCTGGCCGCCGGGGAAAAGGTCAAAAGCACCGAGGACGCCCGGGCCGAGATCGCCTTCTCGGACGGCAGCATCATCCGGGTGGACGCCAACACCCAGCTGGCTATAGACGAGCTGAAGAAGGATTCCAAAAAGGGACTGACCGCCAGCGGCAAGGTCTGGAGCGGCAAGGTCTGGGCCAACGTCAACAAGGTCAGCAAAAAAAGCAAGTTTGAGCTGGAATCGCCCACCGCGGTGGCCGCGGTCCGGGGCACCATCTACCGGATGTCGGTGATGCCCGACAGCAGCACCAAGGTGGCGGTGTACCAGGGCGAGGTCAAGGTGGAGGTCAACCCCGACTTCTTCGCCAACCAAAAGAAGAAACAAGGCGGCCGCGAGGGCGAGATCGAAGGGCCGCAGGAGATCGCCGGCCCGCGCGAGGTCAAGCTGGAGCAGTGGGTCCAGATCGTCAAGGCCCAGATGGAGATCACCATCAACGCCGACGGCACCTATGGCATAGTGAACTTCAATCCCATCATCGACAGCCAGGATGAGTGGGTCCGCTGGAACCAGGAACGGGACCAGAAGCTGGGCCGCAAGCAGTAG